One genomic window of Candidatus Eisenbacteria bacterium includes the following:
- a CDS encoding glycosyltransferase family 39 protein: MTQTQNQPPQPRSLPGPGLAWLLLGLATLLRFYHLGRQSIWVDEYTSFLCANPYGTLSFADLWENLHGPLHAVAVNAMVRWLGMTTLALRLPTAIAGALTVGVVYRVAERALGRGGLLAAALAAFSPFLIWYSQEARNYAFVVLFAATATWAWVEILQTRRLAWWGVYVAACVAGILSNLSMLFVIAAHFGHWAYMAWRERRAFRAVRPWTWYVLLVVAAVSPWLWQLSQAVDWRILFMHVPASDRLERAVGMTWLAVPYTFFTFCLGFSMGPSPRELHGARSLPVFAHHLWWMIPAAVFFAWLTVRGIQRLSRRRNAFVLVMCWLFVPLVLTLYITMRNVKVFNPRYVAVSLPALFLVWTEALLTLRRRWVAWAAGVVLAAFWGAALFQHYYDPAYDKDDVRGAGAYVARHWKEGDFVLTAGAATPIRFYLPRHYPSGHFWLGFAADTVRLEPNFRRFLPPAGGRVWVVSGRPRWYDPDDNFQRFMERRKPLDRQEFLGCTVYLLGNDSSGVSGPVGR, from the coding sequence ATGACCCAGACCCAGAACCAGCCCCCGCAGCCTCGGAGTCTGCCCGGCCCCGGCCTCGCCTGGCTGTTGCTGGGCCTTGCCACGCTGCTGCGCTTCTACCACCTCGGTCGCCAGAGCATCTGGGTGGACGAATACACCTCCTTCCTGTGCGCCAACCCCTACGGCACCCTGAGCTTCGCCGACCTGTGGGAGAACCTCCACGGGCCGCTGCACGCCGTGGCGGTCAACGCGATGGTGCGCTGGCTCGGGATGACCACGCTGGCGCTGCGGCTGCCCACGGCCATCGCGGGAGCGCTCACCGTGGGGGTGGTGTACCGCGTCGCGGAGCGGGCCCTGGGGCGCGGGGGGCTGCTCGCGGCGGCGCTGGCGGCGTTCTCCCCGTTCCTCATCTGGTACTCGCAGGAGGCCCGCAACTACGCCTTCGTGGTGCTCTTCGCCGCCACCGCCACGTGGGCGTGGGTGGAGATCCTCCAGACCCGGCGGCTGGCGTGGTGGGGGGTGTACGTGGCGGCGTGCGTCGCGGGGATCCTGTCCAATCTCTCCATGCTGTTCGTGATCGCCGCCCATTTCGGCCACTGGGCCTACATGGCGTGGCGCGAACGACGAGCCTTCCGGGCCGTGCGGCCCTGGACGTGGTACGTGCTGCTGGTGGTGGCCGCGGTGAGTCCGTGGCTGTGGCAGCTGTCCCAGGCGGTGGACTGGCGCATCCTGTTCATGCACGTGCCGGCCTCCGACAGGCTGGAGCGGGCCGTGGGCATGACCTGGCTGGCGGTGCCCTATACCTTCTTCACGTTCTGCCTGGGGTTTTCCATGGGACCGTCCCCGCGCGAGCTGCACGGGGCGCGGAGTCTCCCGGTGTTCGCCCACCACCTGTGGTGGATGATCCCCGCGGCGGTTTTCTTCGCCTGGCTCACCGTGCGGGGCATCCAGCGGCTCTCACGGCGGCGCAACGCGTTCGTGCTGGTGATGTGCTGGCTGTTCGTGCCGCTGGTGCTCACGCTCTACATCACCATGCGCAACGTGAAGGTGTTCAACCCCCGCTACGTGGCGGTGAGCCTGCCGGCCCTGTTCCTGGTGTGGACCGAGGCGCTGCTGACGCTGCGCCGGCGCTGGGTGGCGTGGGCTGCGGGGGTCGTCCTGGCCGCCTTCTGGGGGGCGGCGCTCTTTCAGCACTACTACGACCCCGCCTATGACAAGGACGACGTCCGTGGCGCCGGCGCCTACGTGGCCCGACACTGGAAAGAGGGCGACTTCGTGCTCACCGCCGGGGCGGCCACACCGATCCGCTTCTACCTGCCGCGGCACTACCCCTCGGGTCATTTCTGGCTGGGGTTCGCCGCCGACACGGTGCGACTGGAGCCCAACTTCCGGAGATTCCTCCCGCCGGCCGGTGGCAGGGTGTGGGTGGTGAGCGGCCGGCCGCGCTGGTATGACCCGGACGACAACTTCCAGCGCTTCATGGAGCGCCGCAAGCCGCTGGACCGGCAGGAGTTCCTTGGGTGTACGGTATACCTGCTGGGCAACGATTCATCTGGAGTCTCCGGGCCTGTGGGCCGATAA
- a CDS encoding NAD(P)-dependent oxidoreductase yields MAAKMKIMVTGGAGFIGSHCVRMLLEKGYSVRVLDSLLFGDEALKPLMDGSDRLELIRGDIRHVEDVVAATKGCHGVIHLAGIVGDPACELDTEATHTINYEATKIMVEVAKYASVKRFVFASTCSVYGAADDYVLNEGSLVNPVSLYAETNLRSEQVILRGFEGSRTVPTIVRFATVYGVSRRMRFDLVVNIMSAKAHYDKKVRVFGGDQWRPNVHVQDAARGLIACMEAPEDRARNEVFNIGSNDQNYKIRELGEIVARTLPGVGIEMVKDSPDKRSYHVAFDKARHVLGFEVHHTVAQGVLETAKLLESGAIANYLDDRYYNVKYMYK; encoded by the coding sequence ATGGCTGCCAAGATGAAGATCATGGTCACCGGCGGCGCCGGGTTCATCGGCTCTCACTGCGTCCGCATGCTCCTGGAAAAGGGCTACTCGGTGCGGGTGCTGGACAGCCTGCTGTTCGGCGACGAGGCCCTGAAGCCGCTGATGGACGGTTCCGACAGGCTGGAACTGATCCGCGGCGACATCCGCCATGTCGAGGACGTGGTGGCGGCCACCAAGGGCTGCCACGGAGTCATCCACCTGGCCGGGATCGTGGGCGACCCCGCGTGCGAGCTGGACACCGAGGCCACCCACACCATCAACTACGAGGCCACCAAGATCATGGTCGAGGTGGCCAAGTACGCCAGCGTGAAGCGCTTCGTGTTCGCCTCCACCTGCTCGGTGTACGGCGCGGCCGACGACTACGTGCTCAACGAGGGCTCGCTGGTGAACCCGGTCTCGCTGTATGCCGAGACCAACCTGCGCTCCGAGCAGGTGATCCTGCGCGGATTCGAGGGCTCCCGCACCGTGCCCACCATCGTGCGCTTCGCCACCGTGTACGGCGTCTCGCGGCGCATGCGGTTCGACCTGGTGGTGAACATCATGTCGGCCAAGGCCCACTACGACAAGAAGGTGCGCGTCTTCGGCGGCGACCAGTGGCGGCCCAACGTGCACGTGCAGGACGCGGCCCGCGGCCTGATCGCCTGCATGGAGGCGCCCGAGGACCGGGCCCGCAACGAGGTATTCAACATCGGCAGCAACGACCAGAACTACAAGATCCGCGAGCTGGGCGAGATCGTGGCGCGCACGCTGCCCGGCGTGGGCATCGAGATGGTCAAGGACAGCCCCGACAAGCGCAGCTACCACGTCGCCTTCGACAAGGCCCGCCACGTGCTGGGCTTCGAGGTGCACCACACCGTGGCGCAGGGGGTGCTGGAGACGGCGAAGCTGCTGGAGTCGGGTGCGATCGCCAACTACCTGGACGACCGCTACTACAACGTGAAGTACATGTACAAGTAG
- a CDS encoding EamA family transporter, with amino-acid sequence MDTRLEGSLDARGMLLLGVVLVGLVGSQLCVKAGLERAGGVSFGGPQPLAGVLRVMAQPLFWAGLALTGMASVVWLGVLSRLSLSVAYPLLSLSYVLMLFAARWLYKEPITWPKLAGVLLVCCGVALLGRRG; translated from the coding sequence ATGGACACACGTCTCGAAGGGTCGCTGGATGCGCGCGGAATGCTGCTGCTGGGGGTCGTGCTGGTCGGCCTGGTAGGCAGCCAATTGTGCGTGAAGGCCGGCCTGGAGCGGGCCGGAGGCGTGAGTTTCGGAGGCCCCCAGCCCCTGGCCGGGGTCTTGCGGGTCATGGCCCAGCCGCTGTTCTGGGCCGGGCTGGCGCTCACGGGCATGGCCTCGGTGGTGTGGCTGGGAGTGCTCTCGCGCCTCAGTCTCTCGGTGGCCTACCCGCTGCTCAGCCTGAGCTACGTGCTGATGCTCTTCGCCGCCCGGTGGCTCTACAAGGAGCCCATCACCTGGCCGAAGCTCGCGGGTGTCCTGCTGGTGTGCTGCGGAGTGGCCCTCCTGGGCCGCCGGGGGTGA
- a CDS encoding ATP-grasp domain-containing protein, whose translation MSPRSILLLGAGPLQVPAVEAARRLGLRTVVMDANPAAPGMRLADRAVAADIRDAAAALELARAEEVRGVVSVCTDHAVRTVAAVAHALGLPGLSPEAAERATDKFRMREAFARFGAPAPRARRVASEDELSAAAGRLGFPVIVKPVDGVGSKGVTRVTRPDELDLAWKRAQAVSRTGVLVCEEYVEGPEVSVEGLTWEGETHLVAITDKLTSGPPYFVETGHTEVSRLPDGAQAQILEAARMGVEALGIDQAATHTEIKLGAQGPRIMEIGARLGGDRITSDLVPLATGVDIFAGAIRVALGEVPDVSRRFSRGAAIRYFLPEPGAVVAIEGAAESRAVEGVTDWVLDLKPGGRVPPLENSLSRVGHVVATGSTPDEAASRAEKSLARLRIATRP comes from the coding sequence GTGAGTCCCCGTTCCATCCTGCTCCTGGGCGCGGGGCCGCTGCAGGTCCCCGCGGTGGAGGCAGCGCGCCGCCTCGGCCTGCGCACCGTGGTGATGGACGCCAACCCCGCCGCCCCGGGCATGCGCCTGGCCGACCGCGCCGTGGCGGCCGACATCCGGGACGCCGCCGCGGCCCTGGAGCTGGCCCGCGCCGAGGAGGTGCGCGGCGTGGTGAGCGTGTGCACCGACCACGCCGTGCGCACCGTGGCCGCCGTGGCCCACGCCCTGGGACTGCCCGGGCTCTCGCCCGAGGCCGCCGAGCGCGCCACCGACAAGTTCCGCATGCGGGAGGCCTTCGCCCGCTTCGGCGCGCCGGCCCCCCGGGCGCGCCGCGTGGCGTCGGAGGACGAGTTGAGCGCGGCCGCGGGCCGGCTGGGCTTTCCCGTGATCGTGAAGCCCGTGGACGGCGTGGGCAGCAAGGGCGTGACGCGGGTGACGCGGCCCGACGAACTGGACCTGGCCTGGAAGCGCGCGCAGGCTGTGTCGCGAACCGGCGTGCTGGTGTGCGAGGAGTACGTGGAGGGCCCCGAGGTGAGCGTGGAGGGGCTGACGTGGGAGGGCGAGACGCACCTGGTGGCCATCACCGACAAGCTCACCAGCGGCCCGCCCTACTTCGTGGAGACCGGCCACACCGAGGTGTCGCGCCTTCCCGACGGGGCGCAGGCGCAGATCCTGGAAGCCGCCCGCATGGGCGTGGAGGCGCTGGGGATCGACCAGGCCGCCACCCACACCGAGATCAAGCTCGGGGCGCAGGGCCCGCGGATCATGGAGATCGGCGCGCGGCTGGGCGGGGACCGCATCACTTCGGACCTGGTGCCGCTCGCGACCGGCGTGGACATCTTCGCGGGTGCGATCCGCGTGGCGCTGGGCGAAGTCCCGGACGTGTCCCGCCGCTTTTCGCGCGGCGCCGCCATCCGCTACTTCCTGCCGGAACCGGGCGCGGTGGTCGCGATCGAGGGCGCCGCGGAGTCCCGCGCCGTGGAAGGCGTGACCGACTGGGTGCTGGACCTGAAGCCCGGCGGCAGGGTTCCGCCGCTGGAGAACAGCCTGAGCCGCGTGGGCCACGTGGTGGCCACCGGTTCCACCCCGGACGAGGCCGCCTCCCGCGCCGAGAAGTCCCTCGCCCGGCTCAGGATCGCCACGCGTCCCTAG
- a CDS encoding GNAT family N-acetyltransferase has protein sequence MKSQPAGRPAAPEAPRTGPAVRLRALEPGDLGRALLWVNDPEITRFTGTLFPISSVEEDEWYRRMLHDPTQRAFALETDGGRHVGNAGFRDIQSVPRKAELWIYVGDKSKQNAGLGTAAIHELVKFGFERMNLHRVWVRVFSYNERALKAFQRCGFMPEGVLVDDVWRDGRYHDTHVLAIVRNP, from the coding sequence ATGAAGAGCCAGCCCGCCGGCCGGCCCGCAGCTCCTGAGGCCCCCCGAACCGGCCCCGCGGTGCGCCTGCGCGCCCTGGAACCCGGCGACCTGGGCCGCGCCCTGCTGTGGGTCAACGACCCCGAGATCACCCGCTTCACCGGCACGCTCTTTCCCATCTCCTCGGTGGAAGAGGACGAATGGTACCGCAGGATGCTGCACGATCCCACGCAGCGGGCGTTCGCGCTGGAGACCGACGGGGGGCGCCACGTGGGCAACGCGGGCTTCCGCGACATCCAGTCCGTGCCGCGCAAGGCCGAGCTCTGGATCTACGTGGGCGACAAGAGCAAGCAGAACGCCGGGCTGGGCACCGCCGCCATCCACGAGCTGGTGAAGTTCGGCTTCGAGCGCATGAACCTGCACCGCGTGTGGGTGCGGGTCTTCTCCTACAACGAGCGGGCCTTGAAGGCCTTCCAGCGCTGCGGCTTCATGCCCGAGGGGGTGCTCGTGGACGACGTGTGGCGCGACGGCCGCTACCACGACACGCACGTGCTCGCCATCGTCCGGAACCCGTGA
- a CDS encoding DegT/DnrJ/EryC1/StrS family aminotransferase, whose product MESGWLTTGPRTQRFAEDLRAYVGAKHAIPLNSCTGALHLALAALGVGPGDEVITSPLTFCSTANVVLHLGATVVFADIERETMNIDPKAVEAALTPRTKVILPVHFAGYPCDLDALHALAAPRGIKVVEDAAHAISAEYKGRKIGALSDATCFSFYPTKNMTTGEGGAVTTDDDELADRIRVLALHGMSKDAWKRFTNAGSWYYEVVAPGYKYNLTDPAAAIGIHQLRRLEGFTTTRERYARAFDDAFAGHPALITPVVTGPVRHARHLYPLLIRPEQLTVDRGGFIEALKAENVGTTVNFIPVHLHPHYRDRLGFRAGQFPVAEWVYEREISLPLYPRMTPSDVQDVAKAVLKLCHWKRRAS is encoded by the coding sequence ATGGAGTCCGGCTGGCTCACCACCGGCCCGCGGACCCAGAGATTCGCCGAGGACCTGCGCGCCTACGTCGGGGCGAAGCACGCCATCCCGCTCAACTCGTGCACCGGCGCACTCCACCTGGCGCTCGCCGCCCTGGGCGTGGGGCCCGGCGACGAAGTGATCACCTCGCCGCTCACCTTCTGCTCCACGGCCAACGTGGTGCTGCACCTGGGCGCGACGGTGGTGTTCGCCGACATCGAGCGCGAGACGATGAACATCGACCCGAAGGCCGTGGAAGCGGCGCTGACGCCGCGCACCAAGGTCATCCTGCCGGTGCACTTCGCCGGCTACCCGTGCGACCTGGACGCGCTGCACGCCCTGGCGGCGCCCCGCGGGATCAAGGTGGTGGAGGACGCGGCGCACGCGATCAGCGCCGAGTACAAGGGCCGCAAGATCGGCGCGCTCTCGGACGCCACCTGCTTCAGCTTCTACCCCACCAAGAACATGACCACCGGCGAGGGCGGGGCGGTGACCACCGACGACGACGAGCTGGCCGACCGCATCCGCGTCCTGGCGCTGCACGGCATGTCCAAGGACGCATGGAAGCGCTTCACCAACGCGGGCTCGTGGTACTACGAGGTGGTGGCCCCCGGCTACAAGTACAACCTCACCGATCCCGCGGCCGCCATCGGCATCCACCAGCTGCGGCGCCTGGAGGGCTTCACCACCACCCGGGAGCGCTACGCGCGCGCCTTCGACGACGCTTTCGCGGGCCACCCCGCGCTGATCACCCCGGTGGTGACGGGACCGGTCCGCCACGCCCGGCACCTTTACCCGCTGCTGATCCGCCCGGAGCAGCTGACCGTGGACCGCGGCGGGTTCATCGAGGCCCTCAAGGCGGAGAACGTGGGCACCACCGTCAACTTCATCCCGGTGCACCTCCACCCGCACTACCGCGACCGGCTGGGCTTCCGCGCCGGCCAGTTCCCGGTGGCGGAGTGGGTGTACGAACGCGAGATTTCCCTCCCCCTCTACCCGCGCATGACGCCTTCCGACGTGCAGGATGTCGCGAAGGCGGTGCTCAAGCTTTGCCACTGGAAACGCCGCGCTTCCTGA
- a CDS encoding glycosyltransferase family 39 protein: protein MPLETPRFLRRLAEERGARRAAAWAALTGLLVRVASAALFGSRLHWSDERAYFAHAARVSENQWLGPHGFTLIPPGQYYTLGLLFHATGVSLLAARLFQACLSAASVWLLYRLVRRFSPGAGALAAWMLALYPLVVYTAGTLYPQSLALFLLLGCLNLLSDHVQRPSLARAAAAGLCMGLTALTVPTVLTVSPVVAGWLWWARGFRARALAEIAAVALCCALAIAPWVARNYVVEKRFIPIATVGSQILFFANNPNADPDCKELSILPRVYTPEIQAEIARTGDENGVYFRHAMEFIRTQPGRALYFYMKRLGHFFDFYPTTFTRHGHNSFLARIVVGVTSGPVLLLALLGAWPLLRRGGRLPALWVLVPLSWGLANAMFGVSIRYRVPVEPCILAVAAWTLWRFAFRMEDSQNEEPARRPARSS from the coding sequence TTGCCACTGGAAACGCCGCGCTTCCTGAGGCGGCTCGCGGAGGAGCGCGGCGCCCGCCGCGCCGCCGCGTGGGCGGCGCTGACGGGCTTGCTCGTCCGCGTGGCGTCTGCGGCCCTGTTCGGGTCGCGACTCCACTGGTCCGACGAGCGCGCCTACTTCGCGCACGCCGCCCGCGTGTCCGAGAACCAGTGGCTCGGCCCGCACGGCTTCACCCTCATTCCGCCCGGCCAGTACTACACGCTGGGGCTGCTGTTCCACGCCACCGGGGTGTCCCTGCTCGCGGCGCGGCTGTTCCAGGCCTGCCTGTCGGCGGCCTCGGTGTGGCTGCTGTACCGGCTGGTGCGGCGCTTCTCCCCCGGCGCGGGCGCGCTCGCGGCGTGGATGCTGGCGCTCTACCCGCTGGTGGTCTATACGGCGGGCACGCTGTACCCGCAGAGCCTGGCGCTGTTCCTGCTGCTGGGCTGCCTGAACCTGCTGTCCGACCACGTGCAGCGCCCCTCGCTGGCGCGCGCCGCCGCCGCCGGGCTGTGCATGGGGCTGACCGCGCTCACCGTGCCCACGGTGCTCACCGTCAGCCCGGTGGTGGCCGGGTGGCTGTGGTGGGCCCGGGGATTCCGCGCCCGGGCGCTGGCCGAGATCGCCGCGGTGGCGCTCTGCTGCGCCCTGGCCATCGCCCCGTGGGTGGCGCGCAACTACGTCGTCGAGAAGCGCTTCATCCCCATCGCCACGGTGGGCTCCCAGATACTCTTCTTCGCCAACAACCCCAACGCCGACCCGGACTGCAAGGAGCTCTCGATCCTGCCCCGCGTGTACACCCCCGAGATCCAGGCCGAGATCGCCCGCACCGGCGACGAGAACGGCGTGTACTTCCGCCACGCCATGGAGTTCATCCGGACGCAGCCGGGCCGCGCGCTGTACTTCTACATGAAGCGCCTGGGGCACTTCTTCGACTTCTATCCCACCACGTTCACGCGGCACGGGCACAACTCCTTCCTGGCCCGCATCGTGGTGGGCGTGACCAGCGGGCCGGTGCTGCTGCTGGCGCTGCTGGGCGCGTGGCCGCTGCTGCGCCGCGGCGGCCGGCTGCCGGCGCTGTGGGTGCTGGTGCCGCTCTCGTGGGGGCTGGCCAACGCGATGTTCGGGGTTTCCATCCGCTACCGCGTGCCGGTGGAACCCTGTATCCTCGCGGTCGCCGCCTGGACCCTGTGGCGATTCGCATTCCGCATGGAGGATTCCCAGAATGAAGAGCCAGCCCGCCGGCCGGCCCGCAGCTCCTGA
- the asnB gene encoding asparagine synthase (glutamine-hydrolyzing) yields MCGICGLIDLREKPHLDPSTFRRMRDVMAHRGPDDEGEFARGPAYLGFRRLSIVDLAGGHQPMPNEDQTLWLVFNGEIYNHEELRAELEPKGHVYRSRADSESILHGYEEWGPDVVHRLRGMFALAIYDTRTGRLFAARDRLGVKPLYFYHHGPFLAFASEIKSLLVHPDVPREADRVAVSDYLTYRYVPGPDTIFRGIRKLLPGHRLTFHEGQLAEEPYWDLDGSYRERYRGSYDDAYARVKELVTQSVKLRLMSDVPLGALLSGGVDSSVVVGVMAGLMDRPVDTYSVGFRARGNYSELKYARMVAERFGTRHHELEVGEEDVLEVLPRLVWHQDEPVTEPSALPTYLISRAARRDVTVVLTGEGGDELFAGYAKYAHDRFAGLYSAVPAPVRRVLLDRLGSRGRRLHVAERSLSIRDEAERWSSWFAGFDAPEKQALLTPEFARETASSPSSRIFAGYVEKVAGEPPLHQMLYTDTKVWLPDDLLMKMDRMSMGASLEARVPLLDHKLAEFAATLPPGFKLRGLRGKRMLKQWAREMLPREVVERRKVGFTVPVGEWFRGGLREPLRDALLSPRARARGYFNTARVEILVQEHLSGARDHARALWTLMQLEAWHRQFVDVASVTDAAPAELELSA; encoded by the coding sequence ATGTGCGGGATTTGCGGCCTCATCGACCTGCGTGAGAAGCCCCACCTCGACCCGTCCACCTTCCGGCGGATGCGGGACGTCATGGCCCACCGGGGCCCCGACGACGAGGGGGAATTCGCGCGCGGGCCGGCCTACCTGGGCTTTCGCCGCCTGAGCATCGTGGACCTGGCCGGCGGCCACCAGCCCATGCCCAACGAGGACCAGACGCTGTGGCTGGTCTTCAATGGCGAGATCTACAACCACGAGGAACTGCGCGCGGAGCTGGAGCCCAAGGGCCACGTCTACCGCAGCCGGGCCGACAGCGAGAGCATCCTGCACGGCTACGAGGAGTGGGGACCGGACGTGGTCCACCGCCTGCGCGGGATGTTCGCGCTGGCCATCTACGACACGCGCACCGGGCGGCTGTTCGCCGCCCGCGACCGGCTGGGCGTCAAGCCGCTGTATTTCTACCACCACGGGCCGTTCCTGGCCTTCGCCTCCGAGATCAAGTCGCTCCTGGTGCACCCGGACGTGCCGCGCGAGGCGGACCGGGTGGCGGTCTCGGACTACCTGACCTACCGCTACGTCCCCGGCCCCGACACGATCTTCCGCGGCATCCGCAAACTGTTGCCCGGCCACCGGCTCACGTTCCACGAGGGGCAGCTGGCGGAGGAGCCCTACTGGGATCTCGACGGCAGCTACCGCGAGCGCTACCGGGGCAGCTACGACGACGCCTACGCCCGCGTGAAGGAGCTGGTGACCCAGTCGGTGAAGCTGCGCCTGATGAGCGACGTGCCGCTGGGCGCGCTGCTCTCCGGCGGGGTGGACTCCTCCGTGGTGGTGGGCGTGATGGCCGGACTCATGGACCGCCCGGTGGACACCTACTCGGTGGGCTTCCGCGCCCGCGGCAACTACAGCGAGCTCAAGTATGCGCGCATGGTGGCGGAGCGGTTCGGGACCCGCCACCACGAGCTGGAGGTGGGGGAGGAGGACGTGCTGGAGGTGCTGCCGAGGCTGGTGTGGCACCAGGACGAGCCGGTCACCGAACCCTCGGCGCTGCCCACGTACCTGATCTCGCGCGCCGCGCGGCGGGACGTGACCGTGGTCCTGACCGGCGAGGGCGGCGACGAGCTCTTCGCGGGTTACGCCAAGTACGCGCACGACCGGTTCGCCGGGCTCTACTCCGCGGTGCCCGCCCCCGTGCGCCGCGTGCTGCTGGACCGCCTGGGCTCGCGCGGGCGGCGGCTGCACGTCGCCGAGCGCAGCCTCAGCATCCGCGACGAGGCGGAGCGCTGGAGCAGCTGGTTCGCCGGCTTCGACGCCCCGGAGAAGCAGGCGCTGCTGACCCCGGAGTTCGCGCGGGAGACGGCCTCCTCGCCCTCCAGCCGCATCTTCGCCGGCTACGTGGAGAAGGTCGCGGGGGAGCCGCCCCTGCACCAGATGCTGTACACCGACACCAAGGTGTGGCTGCCCGACGACCTGCTGATGAAGATGGACCGGATGAGCATGGGCGCCTCCCTCGAGGCGCGCGTGCCGCTGCTCGACCACAAGCTGGCGGAGTTCGCCGCCACGCTGCCGCCCGGCTTCAAGCTGCGCGGGCTGCGCGGGAAGCGGATGCTCAAGCAGTGGGCGCGCGAGATGCTGCCGCGCGAGGTGGTGGAGCGGCGCAAGGTGGGCTTCACCGTGCCGGTGGGCGAGTGGTTCCGCGGGGGGCTGCGCGAGCCGCTGCGCGACGCGCTGCTCTCGCCCCGCGCGCGCGCGCGCGGCTATTTCAACACCGCGCGGGTGGAGATCCTGGTGCAGGAACACCTTTCGGGCGCGCGCGACCACGCGCGGGCCCTGTGGACGCTGATGCAGCTGGAAGCGTGGCACCGGCAGTTCGTGGACGTGGCCAGCGTGACGGACGCGGCCCCGGCCGAGCTCGAGCTGAGCGCCTGA
- a CDS encoding glycosyltransferase family 2 protein, translating to MSGLGAPATESRWSPPAGTRVLVMMPGYNEERNIGPSIAAVRRDAPYADILVVDDGSRDATSRVAREAGAMVVPLPVNLGIFDAIHTAFIYAHRAGYDAAVQVDADGQHQPSEIPAILVPVLKGEADVVIGSRYLEDRGYRTPVSRRLGMILFAGVTSLLIGRRVTDTTCGFRAYSREAIAAFAQETGVEALDAVGLVILGRAGYRISEVPATVHTRLTGKSSINFLRSLVYPFNGLLSLIPVLLNRKYVKARPTR from the coding sequence GTGAGCGGTCTGGGAGCCCCCGCCACGGAGTCCCGCTGGAGTCCCCCCGCCGGCACGCGCGTGCTGGTGATGATGCCCGGGTACAATGAAGAGCGCAACATCGGGCCGAGCATCGCCGCGGTGCGCCGGGATGCTCCGTACGCGGACATCCTGGTGGTGGACGACGGATCGAGGGACGCGACTTCCCGGGTGGCCCGCGAGGCCGGGGCCATGGTGGTCCCGCTGCCGGTCAACCTCGGCATCTTCGACGCCATCCACACGGCGTTCATCTACGCCCACCGGGCCGGTTACGACGCGGCGGTGCAGGTGGACGCGGACGGGCAGCACCAGCCCTCCGAGATTCCGGCCATCCTGGTCCCGGTGCTGAAGGGGGAGGCCGACGTGGTGATCGGCTCGCGCTACCTCGAGGACCGCGGGTACCGGACCCCGGTGTCGCGCCGCCTGGGGATGATCCTGTTCGCGGGCGTCACCTCCCTGCTGATCGGCCGGCGCGTGACCGACACCACCTGCGGCTTCCGGGCGTACAGCCGGGAGGCCATCGCCGCCTTCGCACAGGAGACGGGCGTGGAGGCCCTGGATGCCGTCGGGCTGGTGATCCTGGGGCGGGCCGGATACCGCATCTCCGAGGTGCCGGCCACGGTGCACACCCGGCTCACGGGCAAGAGCAGCATCAACTTCCTCCGCTCGCTGGTGTATCCGTTCAACGGCCTGCTCTCGCTGATCCCGGTGCTGCTCAACCGCAAGTACGTGAAAGCGAGGCCGACGCGGTGA
- a CDS encoding DUF2304 domain-containing protein: MIIERYKELALLVCLGLVLVILELVRRKRLGVRYSLVWLGVTVGMAVMALWDGMLDLVRRSIGATQLSSTLFFLGIIFSLVILLHFSIKISEFSQQIRMLAKEIGLLKARGGPGSPPDPPEPGA; encoded by the coding sequence GTGATCATCGAGCGCTACAAGGAACTCGCGCTGCTGGTCTGCCTGGGGCTGGTCCTGGTCATCCTGGAACTGGTCCGGCGCAAGCGGCTCGGGGTGCGCTATTCGCTGGTGTGGCTGGGGGTGACCGTCGGCATGGCGGTGATGGCGCTGTGGGACGGGATGCTGGACCTGGTGCGCCGGTCCATCGGGGCCACCCAGCTCAGCTCCACGCTGTTCTTCCTGGGGATCATCTTCTCGCTGGTGATCCTGCTGCACTTCTCGATCAAGATCTCCGAGTTCTCCCAGCAGATCCGGATGCTCGCCAAGGAAATCGGACTGCTCAAGGCCCGGGGAGGGCCCGGCAGTCCCCCCGATCCGCCGGAGCCCGGGGCCTAG